A single window of Bradyrhizobium daqingense DNA harbors:
- a CDS encoding MFS transporter, with amino-acid sequence MPEQPISGHPPVSARALLSHRAFLFFLLSRSLSRFSSQIAAVAIGWQIYDLTGSAFDLGMVGLVQFLPTAFLVFVAGHAADRYERKRVVQLCQLAEAATALYLALITYLGAASEVQIFIATFVLGIAGAFESRTTAALLPLIAPEGSLQRATAVSSGAAQVATITGPALGGFAYAVAPPLAYAVMVLFWILGMILTGFIHPRPQAIAKEGTSSDNIFAGVRFIRSNPAILGTISLDLFAVLFGGVTALLPIYARDILQTGPVGLGVLRAAPAVGALLMTMVLARHAISRHVGLRMFQAVIVFGLATIVFALSSWMWLSVLALAILGAADTISVVIRFSLVQLSTPDEMRGRVGAVNFLFINASNQLGQFESGVAAALLGAMPAAVLGGVATVAVALLWMKLFPSLRKVQTLE; translated from the coding sequence ATGCCAGAGCAGCCAATATCGGGACATCCGCCGGTCAGCGCCCGCGCGCTGCTCTCCCACCGGGCCTTCCTGTTCTTCCTCCTCTCGCGCAGCCTGTCGCGCTTCTCCAGCCAGATCGCGGCGGTCGCTATCGGCTGGCAGATCTACGATCTCACCGGCTCCGCCTTCGACCTCGGCATGGTCGGTCTCGTCCAGTTCCTCCCCACCGCGTTCCTGGTGTTCGTCGCCGGCCATGCCGCCGACCGTTACGAGCGCAAGCGCGTCGTCCAGCTGTGCCAGCTCGCGGAAGCCGCGACCGCGCTCTATCTCGCACTCATCACCTATCTCGGCGCGGCCAGCGAGGTGCAGATCTTCATCGCGACCTTCGTGCTCGGCATCGCCGGCGCCTTCGAGAGCCGGACCACGGCGGCGCTGCTGCCGCTGATCGCGCCGGAGGGCTCGCTCCAGCGCGCCACCGCGGTCTCCAGCGGCGCGGCGCAGGTCGCAACCATCACAGGTCCGGCACTCGGCGGCTTCGCCTATGCAGTGGCGCCGCCTCTTGCCTATGCGGTCATGGTCTTGTTCTGGATTCTCGGGATGATCCTGACCGGCTTCATCCATCCGCGCCCACAGGCGATCGCGAAGGAGGGAACGAGCTCGGACAATATCTTCGCGGGCGTCCGCTTCATCCGCAGCAATCCTGCGATCCTCGGCACCATCTCGCTCGATCTGTTCGCGGTGCTGTTCGGCGGCGTCACCGCGCTGTTGCCGATCTATGCCCGCGATATCCTCCAGACCGGCCCGGTCGGGCTCGGCGTCTTGCGTGCAGCGCCCGCGGTCGGCGCGCTCCTGATGACCATGGTGCTGGCGCGCCACGCCATCTCGCGGCACGTGGGCTTGCGCATGTTCCAGGCCGTGATCGTGTTCGGTCTCGCCACGATCGTGTTCGCCCTGTCGTCCTGGATGTGGCTGTCGGTGCTCGCGCTCGCAATTCTCGGCGCGGCCGACACGATCAGCGTCGTGATCCGCTTCTCGCTGGTGCAGCTCTCGACGCCGGACGAGATGCGCGGCCGGGTCGGCGCGGTGAACTTCCTGTTCATCAATGCCTCGAACCAGCTCGGTCAGTTCGAGAGTGGGGTGGCAGCCGCGCTGCTCGGCGCCATGCCGGCCGCCGTGCTCGGCGGCGTTGCCACCGTCGCCGTGGCGCTGCTCTGGATGAAGCTGTTTCCGAGCCTGCGCAAGGTGCAGACGCTGGAGTAG
- a CDS encoding alpha-E domain-containing protein, whose translation MLSRTAENLYWLARYVERAEYLARTIDATLRVTALPAAYIGKTNEWDSALLTAGVAGSFYQQYEEANENNVVDYLSFSANNPSSIRNCIEAARLNSRSVRTALTSEMWDTINSAWIELQAVWSKGTSTREDLAKFLRFVQETSLRFDGSAYRTMLRNDAYWFSRMGVHLERADNTARILDVKYHVLLPEEEHVGGPLDFYQWSSILRSVSALTAYHWVYRETLKPWLIADLLILNDTLPRSLASCYGNLVRNLDQIGVAYGRQGPAQRHARGIRNRLEHSNMNDIFQHGVHEFIQEFIADNSRLGEIITKQYLI comes from the coding sequence ATGCTGTCGCGTACCGCCGAAAACCTCTACTGGCTCGCCCGCTACGTCGAACGTGCCGAGTACCTCGCGCGCACCATCGATGCGACCTTGCGCGTCACCGCGCTTCCCGCCGCCTATATCGGCAAGACCAATGAATGGGACTCAGCGCTGCTCACGGCCGGCGTCGCCGGCAGCTTCTATCAGCAATACGAGGAAGCCAACGAGAACAACGTCGTCGATTATCTCTCGTTCTCGGCAAACAATCCGTCCTCGATCAGGAACTGCATCGAGGCGGCGCGGCTGAACTCGCGCTCGGTGCGCACCGCACTGACCAGCGAGATGTGGGACACCATCAACTCCGCCTGGATCGAGCTCCAGGCGGTCTGGAGCAAGGGCACCTCCACGCGCGAGGATCTCGCGAAATTCCTGCGTTTCGTGCAGGAGACTTCGCTGCGCTTCGACGGCTCGGCCTACCGGACCATGCTGCGCAACGACGCCTACTGGTTCTCGCGGATGGGCGTGCATCTGGAGCGCGCCGACAACACCGCGCGCATTCTCGATGTGAAGTATCACGTGCTCCTGCCCGAGGAAGAGCACGTCGGCGGCCCGCTCGATTTCTATCAGTGGAGCTCGATCCTGCGCTCGGTCTCGGCACTGACGGCCTATCACTGGGTCTATCGCGAGACGCTGAAGCCGTGGCTGATCGCGGATCTCCTGATCCTCAACGACACGCTGCCGCGCTCGCTCGCAAGCTGTTACGGCAATCTGGTGCGCAACCTCGACCAGATCGGCGTCGCCTATGGCCGCCAGGGCCCCGCCCAGCGCCACGCCCGCGGCATCCGCAACCGGCTGGAACACAGCAATATGAACGACATTTTCCAGCATGGCGTGCATGAATTCATTCAGGAATTCATCGCAGATAATTCCAGGCTGGGCGAAATCATCACGAAGCAGTATTTGATCTAG
- a CDS encoding carboxymuconolactone decarboxylase family protein: MATVKLLSDDELSTEARAVFDDIRKVRKSDFVNNFWRALAHDPKTLRRTWESIKEVMAPGALDPKVKEMLYVAVSIAHGCSYCIHSHTAAARAKGMTEAEYGELLAIVGMAAETNRLVTALGVPVDEAFLVDAADRQS; encoded by the coding sequence ATGGCAACCGTCAAGCTGCTTTCGGACGATGAGCTCTCCACCGAAGCGCGCGCCGTTTTCGACGACATCCGCAAGGTGCGAAAGTCGGATTTCGTCAACAATTTCTGGCGCGCGCTGGCGCATGATCCGAAGACGCTGCGGCGAACCTGGGAGAGCATCAAGGAGGTGATGGCTCCCGGCGCGCTCGATCCCAAGGTCAAGGAGATGCTCTATGTCGCGGTCTCGATCGCGCATGGCTGCAGCTACTGCATCCATTCGCACACCGCCGCCGCGCGGGCCAAGGGCATGACCGAGGCCGAATATGGCGAGCTACTCGCCATTGTCGGCATGGCCGCCGAGACGAACCGGCTGGTCACGGCGCTCGGCGTGCCGGTGGATGAGGCGTTTCTGGTTGATGCGGCGGACAGACAGAGTTGA
- a CDS encoding transglutaminase family protein, with the protein MRLRIQHTTTYRYEPPATSVIQILRMTPGSHDGQYVAEWQIDVSTDTKLDTHEDAFGNVTHVLSCGPVGDIQIIAEGLIETHDTGGVLRGADERFPAGMFLRQTDLTLVNPAMLAVARQLRSEAESDTLGFLHTLMTEISDHMTFDEDPTNSGTSAAEAFALKRGVCQDYAHIFIACARSGGVPARFVSGHFLRSDGTVHQDAGHAWAEAYVPDLGWIGFDPANSICATDAHVRVAIGLDYLGAAPVRGTRYGGGTETLTVAVKVEQAGRGGQSQSQSQWQG; encoded by the coding sequence ATGCGCCTGCGAATCCAGCACACCACCACCTATCGCTACGAGCCGCCGGCCACCAGCGTGATCCAGATCTTGCGCATGACGCCCGGCAGCCATGACGGGCAATATGTGGCGGAATGGCAGATCGATGTCTCCACGGACACCAAGCTCGACACGCATGAGGATGCGTTCGGCAACGTCACCCATGTGCTGTCCTGCGGTCCCGTCGGCGACATTCAGATCATCGCCGAGGGCTTGATTGAGACCCACGACACCGGCGGCGTGCTGCGCGGCGCGGACGAGCGCTTTCCGGCCGGCATGTTTCTGCGCCAGACCGACCTGACCCTGGTCAATCCGGCGATGCTGGCGGTCGCGCGGCAGTTGCGCAGCGAGGCCGAGAGCGACACGCTCGGCTTCCTGCACACGCTGATGACCGAGATCAGCGATCACATGACCTTTGACGAGGACCCGACCAACAGCGGGACCTCCGCGGCCGAGGCGTTCGCGCTCAAGCGCGGCGTCTGCCAGGATTACGCGCACATCTTCATTGCCTGCGCCCGCAGCGGCGGGGTGCCGGCGCGTTTCGTCTCCGGACATTTCCTGCGGTCGGACGGCACGGTGCATCAGGACGCCGGCCACGCCTGGGCCGAGGCCTACGTGCCTGATCTGGGCTGGATCGGCTTCGACCCCGCCAACAGCATCTGCGCCACCGACGCCCATGTCCGCGTCGCGATCGGGCTCGACTATCTCGGCGCCGCTCCAGTGCGCGGCACCCGCTATGGCGGCGGCACGGAGACGCTGACGGTGGCAGTCAAGGTCGAGCAGGCCGGCCGCGGCGGGCAGTCGCAATCACAATCGCAGTGGCAGGGCTAG
- a CDS encoding competence/damage-inducible protein A gives MSEIVTAGILVIGDEILSGRTKDKNIGFIAEYLTNIGIDLKEVRVVADDEPDIIAALDALRHRYTYVFTTGGIGPTHDDITADSVAKAFGVGIDHHPEVVARFRERWSEQDLNEARLRMARIPDGAELIQSATILAPGFKIGNVIVMAGVPSIMQAMMDIVSPKLKSGVRMLSESVRANAREGDIGSPLRAIAEAHPDTIIGSYPFMDEDSRPNTNLVVRSRDADKLAAAMAAVKEMLAGLNVSR, from the coding sequence ATGAGCGAGATCGTCACGGCGGGCATTCTGGTCATTGGGGACGAAATCCTGTCGGGCCGGACCAAGGACAAGAACATCGGCTTCATCGCCGAATATCTGACCAATATCGGCATCGACCTGAAGGAGGTCCGCGTCGTCGCCGACGACGAGCCCGACATCATCGCCGCACTGGATGCGCTGCGGCATCGCTACACCTACGTCTTCACCACCGGCGGCATCGGCCCGACCCATGACGACATCACCGCCGACAGCGTCGCCAAGGCGTTCGGCGTCGGCATCGATCATCATCCGGAGGTGGTCGCGCGCTTCCGCGAGCGCTGGAGCGAGCAGGACCTCAACGAGGCCCGCCTGCGCATGGCCCGCATCCCCGACGGTGCTGAGCTGATCCAGAGCGCGACCATCCTCGCGCCCGGCTTCAAGATCGGCAATGTCATCGTGATGGCCGGCGTGCCCTCGATCATGCAGGCGATGATGGACATCGTCTCGCCGAAGCTGAAATCGGGCGTGCGCATGCTGTCCGAATCGGTCCGCGCCAATGCGCGGGAAGGCGATATCGGCAGCCCGCTACGCGCGATCGCAGAAGCCCATCCCGACACCATCATCGGCAGCTATCCGTTCATGGACGAGGACTCGAGGCCCAACACCAATCTCGTGGTGCGCTCGCGCGATGCGGACAAGCTCGCGGCCGCGATGGCCGCGGTGAAGGAAATGCTGGCGGGATTGAACGTCAGCCGCTAG
- a CDS encoding SDR family oxidoreductase: MSEAKKIALVTGAGTGVGRAASLALMNTGFTVVLTGRRLDMLEETAKLGPAGKSLCVTADMTKPDSIAALFDKVKATYGRLDVLFNNAGMGAPAVNFEDLSLEQWQAVVNTNLTGPFLCTQHAFRIMKDQTPRGGRIINNGSISAHAPRPFSAAYTSTKHAITGLTKASNLDGRMYDIAVGQVDIGNAATPMTDRMVNGPGVLQPDGTTKHEPRMDAKAVGDAVAYMAGLPLDANVLTMTVMATKMPFVGRG, from the coding sequence ATGAGTGAAGCAAAGAAGATTGCATTGGTGACGGGCGCCGGCACTGGTGTCGGACGTGCCGCGTCCCTGGCGCTGATGAACACCGGCTTCACCGTGGTGCTCACAGGCCGCCGGCTCGACATGTTGGAGGAAACCGCGAAGCTCGGCCCCGCGGGCAAGAGCCTCTGCGTCACCGCCGATATGACCAAGCCGGATTCCATCGCCGCGCTGTTCGACAAGGTGAAGGCGACCTACGGCCGGCTCGACGTGCTATTCAACAATGCCGGCATGGGCGCACCCGCCGTGAACTTCGAGGATCTCAGCCTGGAGCAGTGGCAGGCGGTGGTGAACACCAACCTCACCGGCCCGTTCCTGTGCACCCAGCACGCCTTCCGCATCATGAAGGACCAGACCCCGCGCGGCGGCCGCATCATCAACAACGGCTCGATCTCGGCGCATGCGCCGCGGCCGTTCTCGGCGGCCTACACCTCGACCAAGCACGCCATCACGGGCCTCACCAAGGCCTCGAATCTCGACGGACGCATGTATGACATCGCGGTCGGCCAGGTCGACATCGGCAATGCCGCAACGCCGATGACGGACCGCATGGTCAACGGCCCCGGCGTGCTGCAGCCCGACGGCACCACCAAGCACGAGCCGCGCATGGACGCCAAGGCGGTCGGCGATGCCGTCGCCTACATGGCCGGCCTGCCGCTCGATGCCAACGTGCTGACCATGACGGTGATGGCGACCAAGATGCCGTTCGTGGGGCGGGGCTAG
- a CDS encoding proteasome-type protease, producing the protein MTYCCGILVRDGLVMIADTRTNAGLDNVSTFRKLHIFSKPGERIMAIASAGNLAISQSVLSTLTEGLEDPNTGELETLMNAPTMFQAAQRIGRAIRAVHATEGPALKSEDVSFDVSFLFGGQIKGSRMRLFMVYTAGNFIECTTDTPYLQIGEHKYGKPVLDRAMHYDVELYEALKTGLISMDSTMRSNLGVGLPIDVLVVRSDACEADLNHRIEAGEPYYHDLRSRWSAALRAAHQNIPRPPYKNDKEPKT; encoded by the coding sequence ATGACCTATTGCTGCGGAATCCTGGTTCGGGACGGTCTGGTGATGATCGCCGATACCCGCACCAATGCCGGCCTCGACAACGTCTCGACCTTCCGCAAGCTGCACATCTTCTCCAAGCCGGGCGAGCGGATCATGGCGATCGCCAGTGCCGGCAACCTCGCCATCAGCCAGTCGGTGCTGTCGACGCTGACCGAGGGCCTAGAGGATCCCAACACAGGCGAACTCGAGACGCTGATGAACGCGCCGACCATGTTCCAGGCCGCCCAGCGCATCGGCCGGGCGATCCGGGCGGTGCACGCGACCGAAGGGCCGGCGCTGAAATCCGAGGACGTCTCCTTCGACGTCTCCTTCCTGTTCGGCGGCCAGATCAAGGGCTCGCGGATGCGCCTGTTCATGGTCTACACCGCCGGCAATTTCATCGAGTGCACCACCGACACGCCGTATCTGCAGATCGGCGAGCACAAATACGGCAAGCCGGTGCTCGACCGCGCCATGCACTATGACGTCGAGCTCTATGAGGCGCTGAAGACCGGCCTGATCTCGATGGATTCGACCATGCGCTCCAATCTCGGCGTCGGCCTGCCGATCGACGTGCTGGTGGTGCGTTCCGATGCCTGCGAAGCCGATCTCAACCACCGCATCGAGGCAGGCGAGCCCTATTACCACGATCTGCGCTCGCGCTGGTCGGCGGCGCTGCGTGCCGCGCATCAGAACATTCCGCGGCCGCCCTACAAGAACGACAAAGAACCCAAAACCTGA
- a CDS encoding NADPH:quinone oxidoreductase family protein, translating into MVRAVVCRELGPPETLRLEEFPSRALKPGEVRVAIRAAGLNFPDVLMAAGEYQLKPELPFTPGMEAAGDITEVGAEASGVAVGDKVIVKMRHGAFTDEAVVTPSQLTPMPSTFDYAEAATYLAGHGTAYHALIDRGRVEPGEVLLVHGAGGGVGLAAVEIGKMLGATVIATASSDEKLAIAESRGADHLVRYDREPFRDAVKRITDGRGADVVFDPVGGQVFEDSMRCIAWGARLLVIGFTGGIGSARTNLLLIKGASVLGVRAGEAVRRNPGLGEVRLKALLQWAEEGKLRPNVSHRLPLEDYAKAMRLLLDRKAIGRVALVMD; encoded by the coding sequence ATGGTGAGGGCCGTCGTCTGCCGCGAACTCGGCCCGCCCGAGACATTGCGGCTGGAGGAGTTTCCTTCGCGCGCGTTGAAGCCCGGCGAGGTGCGCGTCGCGATCCGCGCCGCCGGACTGAACTTTCCGGACGTGCTGATGGCCGCCGGCGAATACCAGCTCAAGCCGGAGCTGCCGTTCACCCCCGGCATGGAAGCCGCCGGCGACATCACCGAAGTGGGCGCGGAGGCGAGCGGCGTTGCCGTCGGCGACAAGGTCATCGTCAAGATGCGCCACGGCGCCTTCACCGACGAAGCGGTGGTGACACCGTCGCAGCTCACCCCGATGCCGTCGACGTTCGACTATGCGGAAGCTGCGACCTATCTCGCTGGGCATGGCACGGCCTATCACGCGCTGATCGATCGCGGCCGGGTCGAGCCTGGCGAGGTGCTGCTGGTGCATGGCGCCGGTGGCGGTGTCGGCCTTGCCGCCGTCGAGATCGGCAAGATGCTGGGCGCGACCGTGATCGCGACCGCGTCAAGCGACGAGAAGCTTGCGATCGCCGAATCGCGCGGCGCCGATCATCTCGTCCGCTACGACCGCGAGCCGTTTCGCGATGCCGTCAAGCGCATCACCGACGGCCGCGGCGCCGACGTCGTGTTCGATCCCGTCGGCGGCCAGGTCTTCGAGGATTCGATGCGCTGCATTGCCTGGGGCGCGCGGCTGCTCGTGATCGGCTTCACCGGCGGCATCGGCTCGGCCAGGACCAATCTGTTGCTGATAAAGGGCGCCAGCGTGCTGGGCGTGCGCGCCGGCGAAGCCGTGCGAAGGAACCCTGGGCTCGGCGAGGTGCGCTTGAAGGCGCTCTTGCAATGGGCGGAGGAGGGCAAGCTGCGCCCGAACGTCTCGCACCGCCTGCCGCTCGAGGATTATGCGAAGGCGATGCGGCTGTTGCTCGACCGCAAGGCGATCGGACGGGTGGCGCTGGTGATGGATTGA
- the gpt gene encoding xanthine phosphoribosyltransferase yields MAGEAPELSAQERAGKAFPVSWDQFHRDCRALSWRLNEVGPFHAVIAITRGGLVPAAIVARELGVRVIDTVCIASYDHNKQGDLQVLKGISEAAMKLGGGTGKGLLIVDDLVDTGKTGKLVREMLPDAHFATVYAKPMGRPLVDTFITEVSQDTWIFFPWDTALSYHPPLRDGAA; encoded by the coding sequence ATGGCGGGTGAAGCACCGGAACTCAGCGCGCAGGAGCGGGCGGGCAAGGCCTTCCCGGTCTCATGGGACCAGTTCCACCGGGATTGCCGGGCGCTGAGCTGGCGGCTCAACGAGGTCGGTCCGTTCCATGCGGTGATTGCGATCACCCGCGGCGGCCTGGTGCCGGCCGCGATCGTGGCGCGCGAGCTTGGCGTGCGCGTGATCGATACGGTCTGCATCGCGAGCTACGATCACAACAAGCAGGGCGACCTCCAGGTCCTCAAGGGAATTTCCGAGGCGGCGATGAAGCTCGGCGGCGGCACCGGCAAGGGCCTGTTGATCGTCGACGACCTCGTCGACACCGGCAAGACCGGCAAGCTGGTGCGCGAGATGCTGCCCGATGCGCATTTCGCCACCGTCTACGCCAAGCCGATGGGTCGTCCGCTGGTCGATACCTTCATCACGGAGGTGTCGCAGGACACCTGGATCTTCTTTCCCTGGGACACCGCGCTGTCTTACCACCCGCCGCTGCGCGACGGGGCGGCGTGA
- a CDS encoding 2-hydroxychromene-2-carboxylate isomerase, protein MIEFFFDCSSPWTYLAFHNIQPLAKELGAEIVWRPILVGGIFNTVNPSVYAQREKPVPLKARYMKKDLDDWARSAGLAIKMPPTVFPVNSVKAMRGCIWLGQDMVPFATAVFEAYWGADKDISQDAVLAEICKKVGIDEQKFFAGIAEQGIKDQLKANTEEVVARGGFGSPTIFVGKTDMYFGNDRMPLIREALLRRKASAA, encoded by the coding sequence ATGATCGAATTCTTCTTCGACTGCTCCAGCCCCTGGACATACCTCGCCTTCCACAACATCCAGCCGCTCGCGAAGGAGCTCGGGGCGGAGATCGTCTGGCGGCCGATCCTGGTCGGCGGCATCTTCAACACGGTCAATCCGAGCGTCTATGCCCAGCGTGAGAAGCCGGTACCGCTGAAGGCGCGGTACATGAAAAAGGACCTCGATGACTGGGCGCGCTCGGCGGGACTTGCGATCAAGATGCCGCCCACCGTCTTTCCCGTGAACAGCGTGAAAGCCATGCGCGGCTGCATCTGGCTCGGTCAAGACATGGTGCCGTTCGCCACCGCCGTGTTCGAGGCCTATTGGGGCGCGGACAAGGACATCTCGCAGGACGCGGTGCTGGCCGAGATCTGCAAGAAAGTCGGCATCGACGAGCAGAAGTTTTTCGCCGGCATCGCAGAGCAGGGCATCAAGGACCAGCTCAAGGCCAATACCGAGGAGGTCGTGGCCCGCGGCGGCTTCGGCTCGCCGACGATCTTCGTCGGCAAGACCGACATGTATTTCGGCAATGACCGCATGCCGCTGATCCGCGAGGCGCTTCTGCGCCGCAAGGCGAGTGCAGCCTGA
- a CDS encoding circularly permuted type 2 ATP-grasp protein has product MAVAFDEMNIPGGDLRPAYQELARWLKETPPEALEYRRQEAELLFRRIGITFAVYGDSDSTERLIPFDVIPRIMSGKEWTLLEKGLKQRVRALNMFLRDIYHGRDILRAEIVPDDLIFQNPVFRPEMNGQQVPHDVYVHIAGIDIVRVDAEDFIVLEDNARTPSGVSYMLENREIMMRLFPDLFARHKVAPVERYPDELLAALRSVAPLSASSEPTVALLTPGVYNSAYYEHSFLADKLGIELVEGRDLIVKNNEVFMRTTEGLKRVDVIYRRVDDDFLDPLTFRPDSVLGVPGLMSAYAAGNITLANAVGTGIADDKAIYSYMPDIVKFYLGEEPILKNVPTWRCREPKDLAYVLDNLSELVVKEVHGSGGYGMLIGPAATKATIEAFREKLKREPEGFIAQPTLALSTCPTCTASGLAPRHVDLRPFVLTGSKRTTIVPGGLTRVALKEGSLVVNSSQGGGTKDTWILDE; this is encoded by the coding sequence ATGGCAGTCGCGTTTGATGAAATGAACATTCCGGGTGGGGACCTTCGCCCCGCCTATCAGGAGCTGGCACGCTGGCTCAAGGAGACGCCTCCCGAGGCGCTCGAATATCGCCGCCAGGAGGCCGAGCTCCTGTTCCGACGCATCGGCATCACCTTCGCCGTCTACGGGGACTCCGACTCCACCGAGCGCCTGATTCCCTTCGACGTGATTCCGCGGATCATGTCCGGCAAGGAATGGACGCTGCTGGAAAAGGGCCTGAAGCAGCGGGTGCGCGCTCTGAACATGTTCCTGCGCGACATCTATCACGGCCGCGACATCCTGCGCGCCGAGATCGTGCCCGATGATCTGATCTTCCAGAACCCGGTGTTCCGGCCCGAGATGAACGGCCAGCAGGTGCCGCACGACGTCTATGTGCACATCGCCGGCATCGACATCGTCCGGGTCGACGCCGAAGATTTCATAGTGCTGGAGGACAACGCCCGCACGCCGTCCGGCGTGTCCTACATGCTGGAAAACCGCGAGATCATGATGCGGCTGTTTCCGGATCTGTTCGCCCGCCACAAGGTGGCGCCGGTCGAGCGCTATCCGGACGAGCTGCTCGCTGCGCTCCGCTCGGTGGCACCACTAAGCGCGTCCAGTGAGCCGACAGTCGCGCTGCTCACGCCCGGCGTCTACAACTCGGCTTATTACGAGCACTCCTTTCTGGCCGACAAGCTCGGCATCGAGCTGGTCGAGGGCCGCGACCTCATCGTCAAGAACAACGAAGTGTTCATGCGGACGACGGAAGGGCTGAAACGGGTCGACGTGATCTATCGCCGTGTCGACGACGACTTCCTCGATCCCCTCACCTTCCGTCCCGATTCCGTGCTCGGCGTGCCCGGGCTGATGTCGGCCTATGCAGCCGGCAACATCACGCTCGCCAATGCCGTCGGCACCGGCATTGCCGACGACAAGGCGATCTACTCCTACATGCCCGACATCGTGAAGTTCTATCTCGGGGAGGAGCCGATCCTGAAGAACGTGCCGACCTGGCGCTGCCGCGAACCCAAGGACCTCGCTTACGTGCTGGACAACTTGAGCGAGCTCGTCGTCAAGGAGGTCCACGGCTCCGGCGGCTACGGCATGCTGATTGGACCTGCCGCAACGAAAGCGACCATCGAAGCCTTCCGCGAGAAGCTCAAGCGCGAGCCGGAAGGTTTCATCGCGCAGCCGACGCTGGCGCTCTCGACCTGCCCGACCTGCACGGCATCGGGTCTTGCGCCGCGCCATGTCGACTTAAGGCCCTTCGTGCTCACGGGCAGCAAGCGTACCACGATCGTGCCGGGCGGGCTGACCCGCGTCGCGCTGAAGGAAGGCTCCCTGGTGGTCAATTCCAGCCAGGGCGGCGGCACCAAAGACACCTGGATCCTGGACGAGTAG
- a CDS encoding methionine synthase, with product MLFPTTIAGSLPKPEWLAEPNMLWAPWKSQGDELLRAKRDATLIWLKIQEDAGIDIVTEGEQARQHFVHGFLEKVEGIDFAHKVEMGIRKDRYKAMVPQVVAPLRLRGRVHADEARVARSHTKKKLKFTLPGPMTIIDTIADRYYGDRVKMAFAFAELLNEEAKALQADGVDLVQFDEPAFNVYMDEVNDWGIKALERAAQGLTCTTAVHICYGYGIKANTDWKETLGSQWRQYEQIFPVIDASPIQQVAIECRNSKVPLDLLALLKTKVVQAGVIDVASDTVETAEDVVKVIDAVSKFVPKSNIIATTNCGMAPMRREIAEAKLMALGAGAALAREKLG from the coding sequence ATGCTGTTTCCAACCACGATCGCCGGCTCCTTGCCGAAGCCGGAATGGCTCGCCGAACCCAACATGCTGTGGGCGCCCTGGAAGTCGCAGGGCGACGAGCTCTTGCGCGCCAAGCGCGACGCGACGTTGATCTGGCTGAAGATCCAGGAGGACGCCGGTATCGACATCGTCACCGAGGGCGAGCAGGCCCGCCAGCATTTCGTGCACGGCTTCCTGGAGAAGGTCGAAGGCATCGACTTCGCGCACAAGGTCGAGATGGGCATTCGCAAGGACCGCTACAAGGCGATGGTGCCTCAGGTGGTCGCCCCGCTCCGTCTCAGGGGACGCGTTCACGCCGACGAGGCGCGCGTGGCGCGTTCGCACACCAAGAAGAAGCTGAAGTTCACCCTGCCAGGCCCGATGACCATCATCGACACCATCGCGGACCGCTACTATGGCGACCGCGTCAAGATGGCGTTCGCTTTCGCCGAGCTCCTGAACGAGGAGGCCAAGGCGCTGCAGGCCGACGGTGTCGACCTCGTGCAGTTCGACGAGCCCGCCTTCAACGTCTACATGGACGAGGTCAACGACTGGGGCATCAAGGCGCTGGAGCGCGCCGCGCAGGGCCTGACCTGCACCACCGCCGTTCACATCTGCTACGGCTACGGCATCAAGGCCAACACCGACTGGAAGGAGACGCTCGGCAGCCAGTGGCGGCAGTACGAGCAAATCTTCCCGGTGATCGATGCGAGCCCGATCCAGCAGGTCGCGATCGAGTGCCGCAATTCGAAGGTCCCGCTCGACCTGTTGGCTCTGCTCAAGACCAAGGTGGTGCAAGCCGGCGTGATCGACGTCGCCAGCGACACGGTCGAGACCGCCGAGGACGTCGTGAAGGTGATCGACGCGGTGTCGAAATTCGTCCCCAAGAGCAACATCATCGCCACCACCAATTGCGGCATGGCGCCGATGCGTCGCGAGATCGCCGAGGCCAAGCTGATGGCGCTCGGCGCCGGGGCGGCGCTGGCGCGCGAGAAGCTGGGGTAG